Proteins from one Triticum aestivum cultivar Chinese Spring chromosome 7A, IWGSC CS RefSeq v2.1, whole genome shotgun sequence genomic window:
- the LOC123151080 gene encoding sugar transport protein MST5-like has translation MAGGVVISSSGGKVYPGHMTAFVFFSCLVASSGGLIFGYDIGISGGVTSMDSFLSEFFPSVYAQAKANKEKNQYCKFDSQLLTLFTSSLYLAALATSFLAASVTRIFGRKWSMFCGGITFLAGSALNGAATNLMMLILGRILLGIGVGFANQSVPLYLSEMAPANLRGMLNIGFQLMTTIGILSANLINYATVSIEGGWGWRIGLGLAGVPALIITLGALALPDTPNSLIARGYTAEAKKVLVKVRGTSDVHDEYDDMVAASEEAKAIEHPWRNILEHKYRPQLTIAVLIPFFQQLTGINVIMFYAPVLFLTIGFGGDASLMSAVITGLVNMFATIISIVSVDRLGRRALFLQGGTQMFVSQIVVGTLIALQFGTTGEGEMSRTYAMLLVLFICLYVAGFAWSWGPLGWLVPSEVFALEIRSAGQSIAVCVNMTLTFIIGQAFLTMLCHLKFGLFYFFAAWMVIMTTFIALFLPETKGVPIDEMNLVWSRHWFWSKYVIQEGGSNRRTHGV, from the exons ATGGCGGGGGGCGTGGTGATAAGTTCCTCTGGGGGCAAGGTGTACCCTGGCCACATGACGGCCTTCGTCTTCTTCTCCTGTCTCGTCGCCTCCTCTGGCGGCCTAATCTTCGGCTACGACATCGGCATCTCTG GTGGTGTAACATCCATGGACTCGTTCTTGAGCGAGTTCTTTCCGTCGGTGTACGCCCAGGCCAAGGCAAACAAGGAAAAGAACCAGTACTGCAAGTTCGACAGCCAGCTGTTGACGTTGTTCACGTCCTCACTGTACCTGGCCGCGCTAGCAACATCGTTCCTAGCGGCGTCAGTGACGCGCATCTTCGGCCGGAAGTGGTCCATGTTCTGTGGCGGCATCACCTTCCTCGCGGGCTCAGCACTCAATGGCGCCGCCACTAACTTGATGATGCTGATCCTCGGCCGCATCCTCCTCGGCATCGGCGTAGGCTTCGCCAACCAGTCCGTCCCTCTCTACCTGTCGGAGATGGCACCGGCGAACCTCCGGGGCATGCTCAACATCGGCTTCCAGCTGATGACCACCATCGGCATCCTGTCCGCCAACCTCATCAACTACGCCACTGTTAGCATCGAGGGTGGCTGGGGCTGGCGCATCGGCCTTGGCCTGGCTGGCGTCCCGGCGCTCATCATTACCCTCGGCGCACTTGCCCTGCCGGACACTCCCAACTCCCTCATCGCCCGCGGCTACACTGCGGAAGCCAAGAAGGTGCTGGTCAAGGTCAGGGGAACCTCAGACGTGCACGATGAGTACGACGACATGGTGGCCGCCAGCGAGGAGGCTAAGGCCATCGAGCACCCTTGGCGGAACATCCTGGAGCACAAGTACCGTCCCCAGTTGACAATTGCTGTGCTCATCCCCTTCTTCCAGCAGCTCACCGGCATCAATGTCATCATGTTCTACGCGCCCGTGCTGTTCCTCACAATCGGCTTTGGCGGCGACGCCTCGCTCATGTCCGCCGTCATCACGGGGCTCGTCAACATGTTCGCCACCATCATCTCCATCGTCTCCGTGGATCGGCTCGGCCGCCGTGCCCTGTTCCTCCAAGGCGGCACACAGATGTTCGTGTCCCAGATAGTGGTGGGGACTCTGATCGCTCTCCAGTTTGGCACCACGGGCGAGGGGGAGATGTCACGCACCTATGCCATGCTGCTGGTGCTATTCATTTGCCTCTACGTTGCCGGGTTCGCATGGTCGTGGGGGCCGCTGGGCTGGCTCGTTCCCAGCGAGGTGTTCGCACTGGAGATCAGGTCGGCAGGGCAGAGCATTGCCGTGTGCGTCAACATGACGCTCACCTTCATCATTGGGCAGGCGTTCCTCACCATGCTCTGTCACCTCAAGTTCGGCCTCTTCTACTTCTTTGCGGCGTGGATGGTCATCATGACGACCTTCATCGCCCTCTTCCTGCCAGAGACCAAGGGGGTTCCCATCGACGAGATGAACCTCGTCTGGAGCCGACACTGGTTCTGGAGCAAGTACGTCATCCAGGAAGGCGGCAGCAACCGCAGAACACACGGCGTCTAG